In Hemitrygon akajei chromosome 9, sHemAka1.3, whole genome shotgun sequence, the following are encoded in one genomic region:
- the gja10b gene encoding gap junction alpha-10 protein isoform X2, which yields MGDWNLLGSILEEVHVHSTIVGKIWLTILFVFRMLVLGVAAEDVWDDEQAEFICNTEQPGCRNVCYDKAFPISLIRFWVLQVILVSSPSLVYMGHALYRLRALEKERQRKRAQLRAELEDAEAMLEEHKLLEKELRKLEEQRKINKAPLRGSLLRTYVLHILTRSVVEVGFMVGQYLLYGFRLDPLYKCVRSPCPNTVDCFVSRPTEKTIFIVFMLSIAAFSLFLNILEIIHLGIRKIKLGLYPGSELSICKSKKNSVIQQAGIMANSSPHKLVPMIHGGYKPLPEQGDLAHLATCLPPEPTAPAVTKEHAPRAIFHHEKVKK from the exons ATGGGTGATTGGAATTTGCTGGGAAGTATTTTGGAAGAAGTGCACGTTCACTCAACCATCGTGGGGAAGATTTGGTTAACAATTTTGTTCGTTTTCCGGATGCTGGTTCTCGGGGTGGCCGCCGAAGATGTCTGGGATGACGAGCAGGCTGAGTTCATCTGTAACACCGAGCAGCCGGGCTGCAGAAACGTCTGCTACGATAAGGctttccccatctccctcatTAGGTTCTGGGTCTTACAAGTCATCCTGGTGTCGTCCCCGTCCCTGGTGTACATGGGCCACGCACTCTACCGGCTCCGAGCGCTGGAGAAGGAGCGGCAGCGCAAGAGAGCCCAGCTGCGAGCCGAGCTGGAGGACGCGGAGGCGATGCTGGAAGAGCATAAACTCCTGGAGAAAGAACTGAGGAAGTTGGAAGAGCAGCGGAAGATCAACAAGGCGCCGCTCCGGGGCTCACTCCTGCGCACGTACGTCCTGCACATTCTGACCAGATCGGTGGTGGAAGTCGGCTTTATGGTGGGCCAGTACCTCTTGTACGGATTTCGACTCGATCCCCTGTACAAATGCGTGCGGTCGCCCTGCCCCAACACCGTCGACTGCTTCGTCTCCAGGCCCACGGAGAAGACCATTTTCATCGTCTTCATGCTCAGCATCGCCGCCTTCTCCTTGTTTCTGAACATACTCGAAATCATTCACCTAGGCATCAGGAAGATCAAACTAGGTCTGTACCCGGGCTCCGAGTTAAGTATCTGCAAGTCCAAGAAAAATTCAGTTATCCAGCAGGCGGGCATCATGGCCAATTCTTCTCCGCACAAACTTGTCCCGATGATCCACGGCGGTTACAAACCTCTACCAGAACAGGGAGACCTCGCACATCTCGCAACCTGCCTGCCTCCAGAACCCACGGCGCCTGCAGTAACTAAAG agCATGCTCCTCGAGCTATCTTCCATcatgaaaaagtgaaaaaataa
- the gja10b gene encoding gap junction alpha-10 protein isoform X1, whose product MGDWNLLGSILEEVHVHSTIVGKIWLTILFVFRMLVLGVAAEDVWDDEQAEFICNTEQPGCRNVCYDKAFPISLIRFWVLQVILVSSPSLVYMGHALYRLRALEKERQRKRAQLRAELEDAEAMLEEHKLLEKELRKLEEQRKINKAPLRGSLLRTYVLHILTRSVVEVGFMVGQYLLYGFRLDPLYKCVRSPCPNTVDCFVSRPTEKTIFIVFMLSIAAFSLFLNILEIIHLGIRKIKLGLYPGSELSICKSKKNSVIQQAGIMANSSPHKLVPMIHGGYKPLPEQGDLAHLATCLPPEPTAPAVTKETSGQTGRDFSVNKPQQDQEQFHRQRHGERCVEDPTQVKHIHNVTGNQDHSPMSDITSKRSHPNEHDSKSSDNVDSALGHAKVTMYHASQPEIPAATRNTLCRQSRASCYKDSPDDGGDYQDVRRASCTGIKSKRISETTIASRPGSPCSTNGSSTESKHKEESPPVTPPPSGRRMSMSMLLELSSIMKK is encoded by the exons ATGGGTGATTGGAATTTGCTGGGAAGTATTTTGGAAGAAGTGCACGTTCACTCAACCATCGTGGGGAAGATTTGGTTAACAATTTTGTTCGTTTTCCGGATGCTGGTTCTCGGGGTGGCCGCCGAAGATGTCTGGGATGACGAGCAGGCTGAGTTCATCTGTAACACCGAGCAGCCGGGCTGCAGAAACGTCTGCTACGATAAGGctttccccatctccctcatTAGGTTCTGGGTCTTACAAGTCATCCTGGTGTCGTCCCCGTCCCTGGTGTACATGGGCCACGCACTCTACCGGCTCCGAGCGCTGGAGAAGGAGCGGCAGCGCAAGAGAGCCCAGCTGCGAGCCGAGCTGGAGGACGCGGAGGCGATGCTGGAAGAGCATAAACTCCTGGAGAAAGAACTGAGGAAGTTGGAAGAGCAGCGGAAGATCAACAAGGCGCCGCTCCGGGGCTCACTCCTGCGCACGTACGTCCTGCACATTCTGACCAGATCGGTGGTGGAAGTCGGCTTTATGGTGGGCCAGTACCTCTTGTACGGATTTCGACTCGATCCCCTGTACAAATGCGTGCGGTCGCCCTGCCCCAACACCGTCGACTGCTTCGTCTCCAGGCCCACGGAGAAGACCATTTTCATCGTCTTCATGCTCAGCATCGCCGCCTTCTCCTTGTTTCTGAACATACTCGAAATCATTCACCTAGGCATCAGGAAGATCAAACTAGGTCTGTACCCGGGCTCCGAGTTAAGTATCTGCAAGTCCAAGAAAAATTCAGTTATCCAGCAGGCGGGCATCATGGCCAATTCTTCTCCGCACAAACTTGTCCCGATGATCCACGGCGGTTACAAACCTCTACCAGAACAGGGAGACCTCGCACATCTCGCAACCTGCCTGCCTCCAGAACCCACGGCGCCTGCAGTAACTAAAG AGACATCTGGTCAAACTGGAAGAGACTTCTCAGTGAATAAACCTCAACAGGACCAAGAGCAATTTCATAGACAACGCCATGGTGAACGCTGTGTTGAGGACCCAACTCAAGTGAAGCACATCCATAATGTAACAGGAAATCAGGATCACTCACCCATGAGTGATATTACTTCCAAAAGGTCCCACCCGAATGAGCATGACTCAAAAAGCAGTGATAATGTTGACAGCGCACTGGGGCACGCAAAGGTAACTATGTACCACGCAAGCCAACCAGAAATCCCAGCCGCCACCCGCAACACTCTTTGCAGACAGAGCAGAGCTAGTTGTTATAAAGACAGTCCAGACGATGGTGGTGATTATCAGGATGTGAGGAGGGCAAGCTGCACTGGGATTAAGTCAAAGAGGATCTCGGAAACCACAATCGCCAGCCGCCCGGGAAGTCCGTGCTCTACAAATGGTTCCAGTACCGAGTCCAAGCATAAAGAAGAAAGTCCACCTGTTACCCCACCTCCTTCAGGACGCAGAATGTCAATG agCATGCTCCTCGAGCTATCTTCCATcatgaaaaagtga